The proteins below are encoded in one region of Apostichopus japonicus isolate 1M-3 chromosome 4, ASM3797524v1, whole genome shotgun sequence:
- the LOC139966848 gene encoding UBX domain-containing protein 6-like: MKKLGQFIEKKKVESRFKKAGAGHSLQEERKIPESGPSAAPVRANPSQSSQQAGQKALERFDQKQQSSKPKRNFTVLKSQVKQEATNEAQAAAATSEQKSHVQNQQPPPTPTFSDQDAPISVAGVFYQCPLCSTTASQSELTAHMEVCFATLVSADPLQGTCTMINSINRDFDALKIGKDILCKYVDNIYNHPGEDKYRKIRIGNKAFQERVVTLKGGIEFLQAVGFQQKELPHQDATELFWVLPEEFAQDMDRLISCKTSLESGEAMRPTLWRDLKILKPVEGNRRFHLPDEFFRITSEEVKREQERRKEIVEKSEQLRTKAMKLADEQNEKRQYRYSLIRVRFPDGYVLQGTFHARDRFSEVIDFVRSCLVNDWQPFVLSDPTGPLLAKERNSLLQLKLAPAAQLTFAWDRQILSEITAAQGSVEASSPLKPELLASSQTL, encoded by the exons ATGAAGAAACTTGGACAGTTCATCGAGAAGAAGAAAGTTGAGAGTCGATTCAAGAAAGCCGGTGCAGGTCATAGTTTGCAAGAAGAGAGGAAAAT ACCAGAGAGTGGCCCTTCAGCTGCCCCTGTGAGAGCTAATCCATCACAGAGCTCGCAACAAGCTGGCCAGAAAGCACTGGAAAGATTCGATCAAAAACAACAGTCGTCGAAACCAAAACGGAACTTCACTGTCCTGAAATCCCAAG TGAAGCAAGAGGCCACAAATGAGGCACAGGCAGCAGCTGCCACCAGTGAACAGAAATCACATGTCCAGAATCAG CAGCCTCCACCAACTCCTACCTTTTCGGACCAGGATGCCCCCATCTCTGTAGCTGGTGTCTTCTACCAGTGTCCTCTCTGTTCAACCACCGCCTCTCAGAGCGAATTGACTGCTCACATGGAAGTTTGTTTTGCAACT TTGGTTTCAGCAGATCCTTTGCAAGGGACTTGTACCATGATCAACTCAATAAACAGAGACTTTGATGCTTTAAAAATTGGAAAAGATATCTTATGCAA GTATGTAGACAACATTTACAATCACCCTGGAGAAGATAAGTATCGTAAGATACGGATAGGGAACAAAGCCTTTCAAGAGAGGGTGGTTACATTAAAAGGAGGCATAGAGTTCCTCCAGGCAGTAGGATTTCAACAAAAGGAACTTCCACATCAAG ATGCTACGGAATTATTTTGGGTTCTTCCCGAAGAATTTGCACAAGACATGGACAGACTCATCTCCTGTAAGACTAGTCTGGAATCCGGAGAAGCCATGAGACCGACTCTCTGGAGAGACTTGAAAATTTTAAAACCGGTGGAAGGGAATCGACGATTTCATTTACCAGATGAATTCTTCAGGATTACTTCAGAAGAGGTGAAGAGAGAGCAAGAAAGGAG GAAAGAAATCGTGGAGAAGAGTGAACAATTAAGAACTAAAGCCATGAAATTAGCAGATGAGCAGAATGAGAAGAGGCAATACAGATACTCGCTTATCAGAGTACGATTCCCAGATGGATATGTCTTGCAAG GTACATTCCATGCTCGGGACAGGTTCTCGGAGGTGATAGACTTTGTTCGGTCATGTCTAGTCAACGACTGGCAACCATTTGTACTCAGTGATCCCACAGGACCGTTATTAGCAAAAGAAAGGAACAGTTTACTCCAGTTAAAGTTG GCTCCAGCAGCTCAACTAACATTTGCCTGGGATCGCCAGATTCTATCGGAGATAACAGCAGCCCAGGGCAGTGTGGAAGCAAGCTCACCATTAAAGCCAGAACTGCTAGCTTCAAGCCAGACCTTGTAA
- the LOC139966850 gene encoding uncharacterized protein: MEQLPGYIRSVPETRNITIMDKTFSFLQFVFKVCSLAFLWHQVINMGDMAYKGRPPARSGAPLEYFNNSMKIPQGEVVWCSGPNGSDSKRTDRFCNFRNLCYSNVYERFFLNRGDLTFTNEAVERASRRISLTAVIGANMRFRYVHFPQHDVEIEQHIYRHYQKGKYFMISYGVLFTRKRTRQILNQNELASSIEKEFEISIQVVGMEDNSIMEIIRIVSCAELLISMHGALMILAMFLPRHAVVVEMYPYAINPEFYQVYQTMLNLEELNIKYIAWRNMNASNAIEPPSYRFHLNNLSEEKRLAILSRTEAPRKVCCYDPEWQYRMYQNTVVNVTEVIKLLKKHCI; encoded by the exons atggaacaactccctggttatataCGGAGTGTGCCTGAAACTAGAAATATCACTATAATGGATAAAACATTCAGCTTTCTGCAATTCGTGTTCAAAGTGTGTAGTTTAGCATTTCTGTGGCACCAAGTCATCAACATGGGAGATATGGCATACAAGGGGAGACCGCCGGCAAGAAGTGGTGCACCTTTAGAATACTTTAATAACAGTATGAAAATACCTCAAGGGGAAGTCGTCTGGTGCTCTGGACCAAACGGAAGTGACTCTAAACGTACGGACAGATTTTGCAATTTTCGGAATCTTTGTTATTCAAACGTATACGAAAGATTCTTTCTAAATCGTGGTGATTTGACTTTTACCAACGAAGCAGTGGAACGAGCATCACGACGAATTAGCTTGACAGCAGTTATAGGGGCGAACATGCGGTTCAGATATGTTCATTTCCCCCAGCATGACGTGGAGATTGAACAGCACATATATAGGCACTACCAGAAAGGAAAATATTTCATG ATATCGTACGGGGTTTTATTCACGAGGAAACGCACCCGGCaaattttaaaccaaaatgaACTTGCCAGCTCGATAGAAAAGGAATTTGAGATCAGTATTCAAGTCGTTGGTATGGAAGACAACAGTATTATGGAAATTATTCGAATTGTATCCTGCGCAGAATTATTAATCAGTATGCACGGAGCTCTAATGATTCTAGCGATGTTTTTACCACGTCATGCAGTGGTAGTAGAAATGTACCCATACGCAATAAACCCAGAGTTTTATCAAGTGTACCAAACGATGTTGAATCTTGAAGAATTGAATATAAAATACATCGCCTGGAGGAATATGAATGCGTCCAATGCGATCGAGCCTCCATCATATCGGTTTCATTTGAACAATCTGAGCGAGGAGAAAAGATTAGCCATATTGAGTAGGACTGAAGCACCTCGCAAGGTTTGCTGTTACGATCCAGAGTGGCAGTACAGAATGTACCAGAATACTGTAGTAAATGTCACAGAAGTTATTAAACTACTAAAAAAACACTGTATATAA